A window from Myxococcus fulvus encodes these proteins:
- a CDS encoding polyprenol monophosphomannose synthase, with amino-acid sequence MNPALVCIPTYNERENIEAITLAVLKADPRVDILIVDDNSPDGTGHIADQLAAKEPRVRVLHREKKEGLGRAYLAAFRWALAEGYTYILEMDADFSHDPRYLPGLMDAAEAGADLVLGSRYVTGGGTVNWGVGRQVISRGGSLYARTILGVGVQDLTGGFKCFHRRVLETLDLDAVHSTGYAFQIELTYRTLKNGFTVREVPIIFEDRRVGHSKMSKKIFAEALTMVWKLRLTV; translated from the coding sequence ATGAACCCAGCGCTGGTCTGCATCCCCACCTACAACGAGCGGGAAAACATCGAGGCCATCACCCTGGCGGTGCTCAAGGCCGACCCGCGCGTCGACATCCTCATCGTCGACGACAACTCGCCGGACGGAACGGGGCACATCGCCGACCAGCTCGCCGCCAAGGAGCCCCGCGTGCGGGTGCTCCACCGCGAGAAGAAGGAGGGCCTGGGTCGCGCCTACCTCGCCGCCTTCCGCTGGGCCCTGGCGGAGGGCTACACGTACATCCTGGAGATGGACGCGGACTTCAGCCATGACCCGCGCTATCTGCCCGGGTTGATGGACGCGGCCGAGGCGGGCGCGGACCTGGTGCTCGGCAGCCGCTACGTCACGGGCGGCGGCACGGTGAACTGGGGCGTGGGCCGCCAGGTCATCAGCCGCGGCGGCAGCCTCTATGCCCGCACGATTCTCGGCGTGGGCGTGCAGGATTTGACTGGGGGCTTCAAGTGCTTCCACCGCCGGGTGCTGGAGACCCTCGACCTGGATGCCGTACACAGCACCGGCTACGCGTTTCAAATCGAGCTCACCTACCGCACGCTGAAGAACGGCTTCACCGTGCGCGAGGTCCCCATCATCTTCGAGGACCGCCGCGTGGGGCACTCGAAGATGAGCAAGAAGATTTTCGCCGAGGCGCTCACCATGGTGTGGAAGCTGCGCCTCACGGTGTAG
- the lpxB gene encoding lipid-A-disaccharide synthase: protein MTPPPRILVVAGEASGDAHAAELVAALQARRPDLTFFGMGGSRLAARGVELLFDAREVSVMGITEVLPRIPRILQIMKGLANAAAERRPDVAILVDIPDFNLRLAEKLKAQGIPVAYYISPMIWAWRRGRVRTIKRLVDRMLCILPFEEDFYREAGVAARYVGSPVVEQVPAPDSPTAFRERLGLAKEAPTLALLPGSRMSEIRRLLPSMVDAARRLSAERPGLQVVVPVAPTIPREEVLSRFEGSGLTPVLVDGQAPEVVGASDAAVVASGTAVLEAGLMQRPLVVIYRVSLISYWVGRLMLKVAFVSLVNLLAGRRVVPELLQGEMTPERIADEVRKVWLPGAARDEMLQGLGEVRGRLGEAGAATRAAETVMELLPPRAI from the coding sequence ATGACGCCCCCGCCCCGAATCCTCGTCGTGGCAGGCGAGGCCTCCGGCGACGCCCATGCCGCAGAGCTCGTCGCCGCCCTCCAGGCCCGCCGTCCGGACCTCACCTTCTTCGGCATGGGCGGCTCGCGCCTGGCCGCTCGGGGAGTCGAGCTGCTCTTCGACGCCCGCGAGGTGTCCGTCATGGGCATCACCGAGGTGCTCCCCCGCATCCCTCGCATCCTTCAAATCATGAAGGGCCTGGCGAACGCGGCCGCCGAGCGGCGCCCCGACGTCGCCATCCTCGTCGACATCCCGGACTTCAACCTGCGCCTGGCCGAGAAGCTCAAGGCCCAGGGCATCCCCGTCGCCTATTACATCTCGCCCATGATCTGGGCGTGGCGCCGCGGCCGGGTGCGCACCATCAAACGCCTGGTGGACCGGATGCTGTGCATCCTCCCGTTCGAAGAGGACTTCTACCGGGAGGCCGGCGTCGCGGCCCGCTACGTGGGCAGCCCCGTCGTCGAGCAGGTCCCCGCCCCCGACAGCCCCACCGCGTTCCGGGAACGCCTGGGCCTGGCCAAGGAGGCCCCCACGCTCGCGCTCCTGCCGGGCAGCCGGATGAGCGAGATTCGCAGGCTCCTGCCGTCCATGGTGGACGCGGCCCGCCGCCTGTCCGCCGAGCGGCCCGGGCTCCAGGTCGTGGTCCCCGTGGCCCCCACCATCCCCCGCGAGGAGGTGCTGTCGCGCTTCGAGGGCAGCGGCCTGACGCCGGTGCTGGTGGACGGACAGGCCCCGGAGGTGGTGGGCGCCAGCGACGCGGCGGTGGTCGCCTCCGGGACGGCCGTGCTGGAGGCGGGGCTGATGCAGCGCCCCCTCGTCGTCATCTACCGGGTGTCCCTCATCTCCTACTGGGTGGGCCGGCTGATGCTGAAGGTGGCCTTCGTGTCCCTGGTCAACCTGCTGGCCGGGCGGCGCGTCGTTCCGGAGCTGCTCCAGGGGGAGATGACCCCCGAGAGAATCGCCGACGAGGTCCGCAAGGTGTGGCTGCCGGGGGCCGCCCGGGACGAGATGCTCCAGGGGCTGGGAGAGGTCCGGGGGCGGCTGGGCGAGGCAGGGGCCGCCACCCGGGCGGCGGAGACCGTCATGGAGCTACTGCCCCCGCGCGCCATTTAG
- a CDS encoding DUF4388 domain-containing protein: protein MKTLLLAESHPPTLEHLTGLLSQAGYSVRAVNDPIAALEHFAADNPDVMVLSVDLPRVEGSHVVQLIRGHSQGGRVPIVAIDKGHLGRARGVGSVLDLKVNAYVADPLKPGELVPRLESLVRAAQAVPLSGLASTLSRPAVNSGELKGYPLPGLLHSIHRLRRDGVLVVAHRGLSRRVYFLRGGPVSFDSTVKEDSLPRYLVERKLATPAQAAQVVEALGSGLRIGSALADAGVELVGEELSQLLRDYTRDKLARVLGMREGRYAFYSGDEFTAEVASVDLPPLAQILEGARRTFPLKVMAAALKSNLGEYPVRSPEFGRDLQAMALDTDDIKIAMQVNGRIVLKELLAHGRGELSAAYSLLWFLKLTGGVTFSATPVATGADVLSAAVVPDRIGPRKRKSLPVETAASLREEAVRIITRSYFGSLGLDIAADAEAVERAYHETAMRFHPDTYAEYDISDLKDLLDSVQEKLSASYRVLSVEEKRKAYLQYLFSKLDVGRNTAVVVDAEIALRRGESALKRRDFLSAMHAFEEAVTLNPREPEYYSFLAWATYQGAGGPLVQRAQKAQKVLKKALSLGPYVERLHIIAAIIDTDLGDAPLARKKLLKVLEYNPYSQLAKAALRKVGR from the coding sequence TTGAAGACGCTTCTGCTCGCCGAGAGCCATCCCCCCACGCTCGAGCACCTGACGGGCCTGCTCTCGCAGGCCGGGTACTCCGTGCGCGCGGTGAATGACCCCATCGCGGCGCTGGAGCACTTCGCGGCGGACAACCCGGATGTGATGGTGTTGTCGGTGGACCTGCCGCGCGTGGAGGGCTCGCACGTGGTGCAGCTCATCCGGGGGCACAGCCAGGGCGGGCGCGTGCCCATCGTCGCCATCGACAAGGGGCACCTGGGACGGGCACGGGGCGTGGGCTCGGTGTTGGACCTGAAGGTGAACGCGTACGTCGCGGACCCGCTCAAGCCCGGCGAGCTGGTGCCCCGGCTGGAGTCGCTGGTGCGCGCGGCACAGGCGGTGCCGCTGTCGGGCCTGGCGTCCACGCTGTCGCGTCCGGCGGTGAACAGTGGCGAGCTGAAGGGCTATCCGCTGCCCGGCCTGCTGCACTCCATCCACCGGCTGCGTAGGGATGGTGTGCTGGTGGTGGCGCACCGGGGGCTGAGTCGGCGGGTGTACTTCCTGCGCGGCGGGCCGGTGAGCTTCGACTCGACGGTGAAGGAGGACTCGCTGCCGCGCTACCTCGTGGAGCGCAAGCTCGCCACGCCCGCGCAGGCGGCGCAGGTGGTGGAGGCGCTGGGCTCGGGGCTGCGCATCGGCTCGGCGCTGGCGGACGCGGGCGTGGAGCTGGTGGGCGAGGAGCTGTCGCAGTTGTTGCGGGACTACACGCGCGACAAGCTGGCGCGGGTGCTGGGCATGCGCGAGGGCCGGTACGCCTTCTACTCCGGCGACGAGTTCACCGCGGAGGTGGCGTCGGTGGACCTGCCGCCGCTGGCGCAGATTCTGGAGGGCGCGCGGCGCACCTTCCCGCTGAAGGTGATGGCGGCGGCGCTGAAGTCGAACCTGGGTGAGTACCCGGTGCGCTCGCCCGAGTTCGGTCGCGACCTGCAGGCGATGGCGCTGGACACGGACGACATCAAGATCGCCATGCAGGTCAATGGCCGCATCGTGCTCAAGGAGCTGCTCGCGCATGGCCGCGGGGAGCTGAGCGCGGCGTACTCGCTGTTGTGGTTCCTGAAGCTGACGGGCGGGGTGACGTTCTCCGCGACGCCGGTGGCGACGGGCGCGGACGTGCTGTCGGCGGCGGTGGTGCCGGACCGGATTGGCCCGCGCAAGCGCAAGTCGTTGCCTGTGGAGACGGCGGCGTCGCTGCGCGAGGAGGCGGTGCGCATCATCACCCGCAGCTACTTCGGCAGCCTGGGGTTGGACATCGCGGCGGACGCGGAGGCGGTGGAGCGCGCGTACCACGAGACGGCGATGCGCTTTCACCCGGACACGTATGCCGAGTACGACATCTCGGACCTGAAGGACCTGTTGGACTCCGTGCAGGAGAAGCTGTCGGCGTCCTACCGGGTGCTGAGCGTGGAGGAGAAGCGCAAGGCGTACCTCCAGTACCTCTTCAGCAAGCTGGACGTGGGGCGCAACACGGCGGTGGTGGTGGACGCCGAGATTGCGTTGCGCCGGGGCGAGTCCGCGCTGAAGCGGCGGGACTTCCTGTCGGCGATGCACGCGTTCGAGGAGGCGGTGACGCTCAACCCTCGTGAGCCGGAGTACTACTCCTTCCTCGCCTGGGCGACGTACCAGGGGGCGGGCGGTCCGTTGGTTCAGCGTGCGCAGAAGGCGCAGAAGGTGTTGAAGAAGGCGTTGTCCCTGGGGCCGTACGTGGAGCGGCTGCACATCATCGCGGCCATCATCGACACGGATTTGGGGGACGCGCCGCTGGCGCGGAAGAAGCTGCTGAAGGTGCTGGAGTACAACCCGTACTCGCAGCTGGCCAAGGCGGCGTTGCGCAAGGTGGGACGGTAG
- a CDS encoding ABC transporter ATP-binding protein, which yields MGRTLWRLLRYARPHAAVLVVAFVCMAFVGIATGAYAYLTGPALRFLLSGGEEGFGGANRVPWLSDLPRDAALWGFPLMMVVVGAVKGVGYLGQFYFMGLFAQRVVKDLRRELFVKLTSLSPAQLARERQGDLLSRFSSDVAAVEAAAMYTVGSYLRDSLQVIILAGVALSMSPLLGGLMLVVIPLAALPASKLTRKVLKGTREGQTQLGHLAGQLHEGLGGLRTIQAFNGQEAELARFASHAKAHEEAVVGAAWARGGVPGIMEVLAAAALAGALAFAASAKLMEPEALLSLLTAVILVYQPVKDLGRVTQFAMQAGAAGERLFALLDLKHPVLDAPDAVSAPPLSESVRFEDVSFAYGERRALDGVTLELKAGQVTALVGGSGGGKSTVTSLLLRFERPQSGRLLLDGVDMDRYTAASLREQLALVTQEPLLFQGTVLDNLRYARPDATREEVEAAAKVANADGFIRALPQGYDTRIGERGVTLSGGQRQRLCIARAVLARARVLVLDEATSSLDPESEREVQAALAAVLPGRTALVIAHRLSTVVNADVLHVMEAGRAVESGSHAELLARGGRYAALWKMQTEGTFERGAA from the coding sequence ATGGGGCGGACACTCTGGCGATTGTTGCGCTACGCGCGCCCGCATGCGGCGGTGCTCGTGGTGGCGTTCGTGTGCATGGCGTTCGTGGGCATCGCCACGGGCGCGTACGCGTATCTCACGGGCCCCGCGCTGCGCTTCCTGTTGTCGGGCGGCGAGGAGGGCTTCGGCGGGGCGAACCGGGTGCCGTGGCTCTCGGACCTGCCGCGCGACGCGGCGTTGTGGGGCTTCCCGCTGATGATGGTGGTGGTGGGCGCGGTGAAGGGCGTGGGGTACCTGGGCCAGTTCTATTTCATGGGGCTCTTCGCGCAGCGGGTGGTGAAGGACCTGCGGCGGGAGCTCTTCGTGAAGCTCACGTCATTGTCGCCCGCGCAGCTCGCGCGTGAGCGGCAGGGAGATTTGCTCAGTCGCTTCTCGTCGGACGTCGCGGCGGTGGAGGCGGCGGCGATGTACACGGTGGGCTCGTACCTGCGGGACAGCCTGCAGGTCATCATCCTGGCGGGAGTGGCGTTGTCGATGAGCCCGCTGCTAGGCGGGCTGATGCTGGTGGTGATTCCGCTCGCGGCGCTGCCGGCGTCGAAGCTGACGCGCAAGGTGCTCAAGGGCACGCGTGAGGGCCAGACGCAGCTGGGACATCTGGCGGGGCAGCTCCACGAGGGGCTCGGCGGACTGCGGACGATTCAGGCGTTCAACGGGCAGGAGGCGGAGCTGGCGCGGTTCGCCTCGCACGCGAAGGCGCACGAGGAGGCGGTGGTGGGGGCGGCGTGGGCGCGAGGCGGGGTGCCTGGAATCATGGAGGTGCTGGCGGCGGCGGCGCTGGCGGGGGCGTTGGCCTTCGCGGCGAGCGCGAAGTTGATGGAGCCGGAGGCGCTGTTGTCGCTGCTGACGGCGGTCATCCTGGTGTACCAGCCGGTGAAGGACCTGGGCCGGGTGACGCAGTTCGCGATGCAGGCGGGCGCGGCGGGTGAGCGGCTCTTCGCGTTGTTGGACTTGAAGCACCCGGTGCTGGACGCGCCGGACGCGGTGTCGGCGCCGCCCTTGTCCGAGTCGGTGCGGTTCGAGGACGTGAGCTTCGCGTATGGCGAGCGGCGCGCGCTCGACGGCGTGACGCTGGAGCTGAAGGCGGGGCAGGTGACGGCGCTGGTGGGAGGCAGCGGCGGAGGCAAGAGCACGGTGACGTCGCTGCTGCTGCGCTTCGAGCGCCCCCAGTCCGGGCGGTTGCTGCTGGATGGCGTGGACATGGACCGGTACACGGCGGCGAGCCTGCGCGAGCAGCTGGCGTTGGTGACGCAGGAGCCGTTGTTGTTCCAGGGCACGGTGCTGGACAACCTGCGCTATGCGCGACCGGACGCCACGCGTGAGGAAGTGGAGGCGGCGGCGAAGGTGGCGAACGCGGACGGGTTCATCCGAGCGTTGCCCCAGGGCTACGACACGCGCATCGGTGAGCGCGGCGTGACGTTGAGCGGTGGTCAGAGGCAGCGGCTGTGCATCGCGAGGGCGGTGCTGGCGCGAGCGCGGGTGCTGGTCCTGGACGAGGCGACGAGCAGCCTGGACCCCGAGAGCGAGCGCGAGGTGCAGGCGGCGCTGGCGGCGGTGTTGCCGGGGCGCACGGCGCTGGTCATCGCGCACCGGTTGTCGACGGTGGTGAACGCGGACGTGCTCCACGTGATGGAGGCGGGGCGGGCGGTGGAGAGCGGCTCACACGCGGAGCTGCTCGCGAGGGGCGGGCGCTACGCCGCGCTGTGGAAGATGCAGACGGAGGGCACCTTCGAGCGAGGCGCCGCGTGA
- a CDS encoding PHP domain-containing protein, with the protein MSRLRVAFGKGLRALVGLLLLLLGLCGFFALPASYTTYPVVPPKEGEPRWIRGAFHVHTTRSDGRGSPLDVVLAAKAAGLDFVLLTDHNDFTPPAPTWGEGVLLIPGVEISTSSGHLVAFGMERPLEGMTRWMPAADAVKAVEAAGGMTVLAHPVQKKNPWTDEPTAREAKGFELYSADTFFRHAMRNPVSRLLPAVGAYLANPMHGVMVLVAPEPEPGARFMELSQEQPKRSFCAHDAHGLPSYESVFSSLAMYLPPEQLPAPLPKDAKEAAALVTRALRGGSALCSFRALGEPEGFALEGVDPEQREARVGDVLKVRLPGLPDVDTVRVQVWGEGRLGEDGTSVELTGEGLVRVEVWAKGPGRFFGSEWRPWIVPNPVRVLPRTPGI; encoded by the coding sequence ATGAGTCGACTTCGTGTGGCGTTCGGCAAGGGGCTGCGAGCGCTGGTGGGCCTGCTGCTCCTCCTGCTGGGCCTCTGCGGTTTCTTCGCGCTCCCCGCGTCGTACACGACGTACCCGGTGGTTCCTCCGAAGGAGGGCGAGCCGAGGTGGATTCGTGGTGCCTTCCACGTGCACACCACGCGCTCGGATGGACGAGGCAGCCCGCTCGACGTGGTGCTCGCGGCGAAGGCCGCGGGCCTCGACTTCGTGTTGTTGACGGACCACAACGACTTCACGCCGCCCGCGCCGACCTGGGGGGAGGGCGTGTTGCTGATTCCCGGCGTTGAAATCTCGACGTCCTCGGGGCACCTGGTCGCGTTCGGCATGGAGCGCCCGCTGGAGGGCATGACGCGGTGGATGCCGGCTGCGGACGCGGTGAAGGCGGTGGAGGCCGCGGGAGGCATGACGGTCCTCGCGCATCCGGTGCAGAAGAAGAACCCGTGGACGGACGAGCCGACGGCCCGTGAGGCAAAGGGGTTCGAGCTGTACTCGGCGGATACGTTCTTCCGTCACGCCATGCGCAACCCGGTGAGCCGGTTGCTGCCGGCCGTGGGCGCGTACCTCGCGAATCCGATGCACGGAGTGATGGTGCTCGTCGCGCCGGAGCCCGAGCCGGGCGCGCGCTTCATGGAGCTCTCTCAAGAGCAACCCAAACGCTCCTTCTGCGCGCATGACGCGCATGGCCTGCCGTCGTACGAGTCCGTGTTCAGCTCGCTCGCGATGTACCTCCCGCCGGAGCAGCTCCCCGCGCCCCTGCCGAAGGACGCGAAGGAGGCCGCGGCCCTGGTGACAAGAGCGCTGCGAGGAGGCTCGGCCCTCTGTTCCTTCCGCGCGCTGGGGGAGCCCGAGGGCTTCGCCCTGGAGGGCGTGGACCCGGAGCAGCGCGAGGCCCGGGTGGGGGATGTCCTGAAGGTGCGCCTGCCGGGGTTGCCGGACGTCGACACGGTTCGGGTGCAGGTGTGGGGAGAAGGCCGACTGGGGGAGGACGGCACGTCGGTGGAGCTGACGGGAGAGGGGCTGGTGCGGGTGGAGGTCTGGGCGAAGGGGCCCGGGCGCTTCTTCGGGTCCGAATGGCGACCTTGGATTGTTCCGAATCCCGTGCGTGTGCTGCCTCGGACCCCTGGCATCTGA